The Sander lucioperca isolate FBNREF2018 chromosome 4, SLUC_FBN_1.2, whole genome shotgun sequence DNA segment AAAAGGGCACTTTCTCTCAGGGAGGAAAAAGGGCAGGTGCTCAAGCCCCTTTCGATGTCTTAAGTGTGCATGTGCCTGCTACAGAggtctgtctgtatatgtgaGGGGATCGATGACAGTGCTGTTTCGGTATTGATTCTCTGAGGATTCATCACTCCTAGCaacacctttcacattacagGCATTTGATACATTGTTTTGTTATATATGTTCATTTGTGATTTAGATAGTGATTGATGAATAGTGATTTAAAACTACATAGAAGATAGTTAAAGGAAACATTGGAACATTATGATTTAAGTGGTAAATATCTCCAATTAGAATACCCTAAATGTGATCACACCTTTGTTATTATGAGAATAATATAGTCGCttaaaagtaggctacatagTATCAGCAAAAGTcgctaaagtaaaagtataacTTATAATGCAGAATGACCACTTTCAgagtgttatattattattgataCATTAACATGTAGGCCTAATTTTAAGGCTGTAGAGGTGGACGTTAAGCTAACTACTTTATACTGTTGTGTATTTTAATCTATGATGCTTTATATTTTATAATCTGATCATATGCTTTGCATGTAAAAAGTAGCTTCCATATAAATGTAGTGAAGCAGtacaaaaaagtacaatattttcctctgaaatgagtagaaatataaagtagcatacaatggaaatactcaagtaagcACAAGTACCTCAGAACTGAGCACAGTAAATGTACTGAGTTACTTTCTACCACTGTTAAAAATCATTTCACACCAAATCAGATCAACACTGCACTGCAGTGGAATCATTGtgaaaaaataacaaacaaaatagCTCATGATTATCATGCATTTTATTGGAAATGAGACCAACAATACACAGGTATTGCAAGGTCAACATTTAACCAAACATCATTACAAAGAAAAAACGGTATACAAAACATCCAAACAAAAATTCTCTAAATGCTCAAACAAAGACAAAGTACAGAAAGTGCTGAGcacaaaatgcaattatcaGTCTTTATTCAAGTTGTTTTGgctaaaatgttttcaacagTTCTGATCAGGTTACATTCATGTGTAAACATTGGTATGAGGCAAGACATTGGAAAACCTACAGTCATTACACTGTGCATTCTTCTCATTGCATCATTAACAATAAAATGCAGCTGCAGGACTTGGAGGTAGCCCCCCGTCTATGCTGATTCAAACACAACATTTTGTTTGTGATCAGAATATAATTTGACAAACTGTTCATCTGCAGGCAGCTGGCTTTCACCTTGCTTTTGTTTTTGATCGAGGACATCGACATGATAAAGGAGTGCCGCATGGGCACATCACGTGCTGGTCAATCAGAGATGAAAATTAACATATATCAGCTTTGTAATGTGCAAAACAAATTTCATCTCCGCCACATCTCCGGTACACTTTAGCATCCCTCATCTCCTACTGTAATGATTGTTTAATCCAGGGCACTTGTGACAAAATACATTTGGAAGAGGAAAACCTTTCTGGGAGCTACATTTGATTTAATAGTTTCTATTAACACACACAGTCCATCTTTGATACACTGGTTTTTATATGACATTGCCACAAGAAGAAATGGCATGGATGGGAGTTTTCAATTGAACTATAATAAACATTTACACTGGTACACACTGTACATACCCAGTTCTTTTCCCAGCAAATAAGCAACATGGCCTTTTCTGACGGAAAATCATTACTGAGACAGGATTGGGGATTGCAACTGCAACAGgccaacaatatatatatatatttttataaataattcTATGGCAGGATAGAAGAACACTTTCCACACACACCTTTTGACCTTTTTAGTTTGGGTTTCTGCATTGGCCTAAGTCAACTTAAGTTAATCTTTAACATTGAATCCTCTCAATTTTTACATatgttcttcttttttaaatgttgtcaaGGATAATGTATAATAAGAATGAGCtgcaacacaaaaacacatatggGTTACTGTATATTATTTCATAGCTTTTTCATGAGCTAACCAATAAAAACTGTTATGTTTCATATTATATATCTGACAAGAGCTGCTATTTGGTAGTGTTGGACCTTTACAAAGTCCTATCACGAGTcactttgattgacagataGGGCAGTCAGGCTTTCCCATTGAATAGGCAATTATTCTCTTTCCCCCTTCGTCTGAAACCAAATACTTCTCACCTCACACCTTCAGGATATGTCCAACATAAAGGATGCATTCCGAATGATGTACAGTATCAGTTGTAGGATCTCGGGCTCTGTCGGGACCCTGGGTCTCGCTCTGCCACCTCTGCATGGCCTGAAGGTCCGCATGATTCAGTGTCCCGTCCTTCAGGCCTCGAGAGTGTGCTGGAGGAAGCTTCAGCTCCAGGGTGCAACACCGACACCCCCTCCTGAGTCCCAGGGCCGATCCTCTGGTCAGTCAGAGGGCTGGTTAGGCCCAGATTGGACAGGGCATCCAGGGTGCCGTCTGGGTCCACCATCATGTCGATTACTGTCAGAGTGGCGCAGAACAAACATTAGAAATTATTCTTGAATTCAACGCAGTACAGGCACTTGTAATTTGATGGGTCATAGTTCACTAAAAACTCAAAGATCATCACATTCATACCGAGCAGTTGTCTTTCCACTCTCCTCAGGTCTTGAATAATGGTTGAAATTTCCTGTAACGAAAACATAAAACTTGGTTGATGTGATTAAGTAAGTGAAAGTTCATACACCAAATAAATCAACTCCATTCATCTCTTGGTGGCAGCAGGAATAAGTTTGGAGTGGTGCCGCGTACGCTCAGTAATGCTTTATGAGGCCTGTGACTGTGTGGTGGATAGACATATCTCTTGAAGGGTTCACATGAGGCCAGGCTGGGTTAAAGGCAGGATTTATTACCTGGCTACTGTCAGAGGCAGAAGTTTTGTGGACTTTAAACTTTTTGCACCCGCAACAGCTTGTAAGTCTTCTTTCCCCATCAAAACAACCATGTTTGGTGTGCTCTGCTCTCCAAAAAGGGAATGTGCAAGGTAATCAAAATGGTATGTGCAAGACTGAAGCGTCTTTGATTTGATCCCCCAGACAGCTGTAATACTGTCAGCACTCACTGTGATTGCTTCAGTAAGTAATCAAATATTATGTGGCTTGTACGATTACAGAGAAAGGGAAGGAGTGTATTTAAAACTGTATGGCATTAATCTCACCCTTTGAAAAGCTAATGGATTACTGACATTAACAAATTCTTAGGCAAAATAATTCATTAGTGTAGCCATATCAAATTGCCTTTCAGTTTCTGTCTTTTTGTATTAATTTATGCCAAACTAAAAATAGCACATTATTATGCTGATAGACTTGCCTGAAATTTGACTGTCTGATGTAAAATGCCTCACACAATGCACGTCTTTCCATTTGCAAAAAATGATGGTAACATGCTAACACAGGCACAcatttactctttttttctgtgaccaTTTCTTTTGTGCTATTCAGCCATGGTTAATACCACATGACACACATCACTTTAAAATGAACAGtggttttcatgttttttttttcttcacagaaaatatTTTGAGCCCATACTGAAATCCTCACCACACATTTGGACACAACACTTGAACAGTCGACAGTCACGCTAGCTGCTCTGTGAGGCTCTAGTTGGTTTGGAAATGCTGAATGCTcacattagcatgctaaaaaTGACAATGCTAATATGCTGATGTTTAGAAGGAATAATCTTGGCCATGTTCACcgtcttagtttagtgtgttaacattggctaattagcaattaacacaaagtacagttgAGCCTGGGGGGAATGTGATTAGTTTTGTAAgtaccaaagtattggacaaagtgAAATTTGGACCTTGTAGAGCTCTAGAGGAAAGGTTGAGAGATCACCTAAGTGATTACAATTCAACCTGAGGGGAACATAAATGTCTGAACCTAATattatggcaatccatccaatagagatatttcagtctggacaaaAGGTGGAGAGATCTAGAACCATgctgctagcgtggctaaaAATATCACTTTTTTGTCTGTTTCACGAGCCTTCAGCAGATTAAACAGACAAAGTGTGAGAAGTGGACAGGCTCATCACCTTATTGGAGCACTTGAGTAGCAAGGAGTCACGCTCTGCCTGCAGTTTGTTCTCAATCTCTTCCCATTTTCGTTCTTTATCCTTGAAGAGGATCCTGGAAGACAAGTCGGTATAAAAATAGATGAAAgtaaaatgtgtgaaaaatattttttaatataccTCTTCATAGAAGTATTAGTTGACTGTTAAAATGATTTCATTCATTGTCTGTAGATTGTAGGAATAAAGAAAAGGCCTTTGAGTTGTCATCCTGCCTGTATTAATGAGTAAGACATGTGGCTGGTTGTCAGTGTAAACCTTTGTGATGTGCCACTCAAATTGTGTTGCCTGTCCTAGTTCTAACATCAAACAACACATACAGGAATTTTACCTCTCTTTAATGTTTCCATTTTAACAATTCTATCCTGCACTTGTCTATTTCTCAGTAGGCTATAACATATATTACATTTACACCAAATAACTATAGCAGCACATggacccacttcctgttttgtcaTGCAGCATGATGCTCACCTGATTTTGCAGGTTGTTTTGTCAACAGACTGACGTATCCTCGTTGAGAGCTGAGTGACAGATGCTAGTAGTAAACTGTCTAGCACCGCCTGATAGATGACGAAAAGGaacacatcttttatttaacactGACATACAATGAATGCACATGGTGGAATTATAGAGAGAAACTATGAAAGGTAACGCAACCCTttcaatgctaatgctaaatttAGCCTAATTTAGCTATGACTATGCATTTATAAACTATTTCTCATCAGCTCAGTCAGTAGCTTTGGGTCCAATCAGAAGCACAGTTTTTCTGTTGGATGACTGTAGTTGGCATGTAGCGAGCCCCCTCTTGTGGCACACTGTGGTACAGACTGACATGAGTTGACCTTCTGCTACACAATTGTTTGACAAACGTTCAGTATGCTCCAGCAGTAAACTCCTTACTCATACATGAAATAAAGACTTAAATGAGTAAATCATCCACAATTCAACTCTGGAATAGCCCTATTGTATGCAGACTGCCTGCGTATTTTGAGTATTGTTTAAAATTGAAACAGGGACTCACATCATCTCTATTCCATGTCTGTCGGCGGATGGAGCGGGAGCTCTGTCCACTAGAGCTTTGGGGTCGAAGCTCCACAGACCGCACATTGGTTCCCAGAATACTGCTGTGCTCTGCAGAAGGACCACTCGGGTCCAAGCTGTCATCAAATACACGCTCCTCCATCTGAGTAGCagcaaatatatacaaaattagatttttttgttgtaGGTATCTAATCTAGCAGATAgaaataataattttataatCTGTTGACTACCAGCGCTCCAGGGTCAGTGGCTGCAGGGCTGACTGAGTCTATCTCTCCTGCCACATCATGAATTTCTCTGGCGAGCATGGCTAGGTCTTTGGCTAGGTCCTGGCTAATTCTGAGGAACAAGCACAAATATGAAATCACCATCTGatatatgtaaacaaaaaataaacaaattcttCTTGTTTTATTTGACCAAAACGTAAAATCATGAAAATGAAATATACCTCTGAGCAGGAGAAGCATGTTTGAATACTGCTATCATGACCCATCACTCTTCTTAAACTGCCCTGGAGTCCCTCTCATCTACGTACCTAGCTATTTCCTCGCTGTGTGCTGTCCAGTCTCTCATATACTCGTCCTGTTCCCTGGAGTGCTGCCTCAGGGCAGATAGGCCTGCAGGATTAGGAGTTGCTGGGGCTGACCCTCCTAGCTGGCCTACCCGAGTGGAAGGGAACGGCCGCGAGTGGCCCTGCTTGGATATGTGGCGATTTGAGCCATACTCGTCCTCTGAGGTGGAGGCATACTCCACAGGCACGCGGCGCCACCGAGTGCCAGCTAATGTTAGGAACAAATGGAAGTTAAGTTTAAACGGTGCTTCAAATGTggtgtaaacacaacattcagGTTGATGTGGCAAATGTGTTCTTTACACACATCCATCAGACAACATtaacattcatttggagtcatgtttatGGCAACCTAATGAACCCAtaccaatattcactctccttttagcacTTTTTTGGTCTCCGTCAACAAAGAAAAATAGCTGCTAAATGCAGCAGGATGTTTACCATTTAGTCAATCTGCTTGGAGCTGTTAGTTTTGGACCAtaacaccaaaacaaaaagcTGAAAGATGCTTTAAAAACTCAGCAAAATTAAGAGTGATAATTTTCCGTGGTTTCGTCACTATGAGTGACTCCTTTGACATTATACATAATCATTTGACCCACTGTTTATGTAAGGTTTGTTCATTTTACATGCTTTACGGACAAATTGTATTACTTTTTAGGCAGTGACTTGGAAAGAATGTGTGAAGGATAAAActattggttacactttacttgaaggtatctacataagagtgacatgacactatcATGAACGTGtcacgtttatgacataacgcttctgtcattaagtgtcactcggtttttgtcatgacaagttagggttagggttagagttggggttagggttcatgtattcatgacagtgtcatgtgttcatgacagtgtcatgtcactcttatgtagataccttcaagtaaagtgttaccaaactaTTTCCTTATTCAATGGACATGAGAGTAAATGGTTTAATATGGAAAGACAACTTACACGCAGGTGTGACATGTCCATATGAGGAGGTGCCTTTATTTTTGTCAGGCAGCTTGGAGGCGCTGTTAGCCCGAGCTCTGGGTCCAGACACTGAGGTCATATTAGTCCCTCTTAGTCCTTGTCTTATGGCATAATCACCTGCAGTGCTCCGGGCCCCTAGACCTCTACTTCTTGTCACAGTGGCCTCTGAGTCACTCTGGGCGGACGGGGAGCCCACCCTCGGCTTCCTCGGCTGTGCCAGAGCCTCTATCCTGGACATTCCCCTTCTTGCCATCCCTGTCCTGGATGTGGAACTTGCGGTGGAGGCCTCAGAAGCTACCGACATCCGGTCAAGATCAGCAGGTTCAGTGTCTGAGGAGTCCCCAAGGCGGGCTCGCCTCAGCAGGGACGCCCTGGTGGGCCTGGGTTTGGGAACATTAGTGGTTTTACTGGCTGCAGAGGAGGCTGGGGCCTGGTTGATTTTAGCCCGACTAGACTTGGTGCCAGCCCCCACTGTTGTGCTCCCAGTCTGGGCTCTGGTATGTGAGCTTCTAGATTCCTTTCTTGATGTAGAGGTGGGCTGGGTGTCAGAGAGGAGTGAGTTGGAGTTGACGTCATCATCAGTGAGGTCTAGGGAAGTCCAGGGGCGGCTGGGCTGTGGAGGACCAGATGCCCTGGTCTTGACCCTCCTGTCCTGGGTCTCTCGGCCCCCAGCGGGGCCTTTGCCGGATGAGCACACTACCGTTCTCTCCTTCTGCTGTCCTGCAAGAGTCCGCCGTTTTACTTTTCTGGCTCCGTCAGCCTGGCTTACTGTGCTGGTCGTGTCCACGTCTGACTCTGGTGACATGGAGCCTTCAATGGACTGACTTGGTGGATCACCTTGGTCTGACACAGTTGTCTCTAAAAAGGCTGCCACAGCTTCCGAGTCTTTCTGCAGTGTGGTGCTGTCAATGCCAGCCTCCCTGCTCTGAGATCTGCTGCTTTTGAGCCCATCGATACAAGGTCTGAGCTCAATGGGCATGCTAGAGCTTGGTTTCTCCACAGTAAAACTCTCCTGCCTCAACAATGGTTTCCCGCTACTTTCCCTAgccttctcctcttcctttttCCTCCTCCGTGCCTCCTCCAGTCTTTTCTCCCCGCTGGTCAGTGGACGAGGGGGGAGCTTGGTCAACACACCTGACTGGCATGATCTCCCTCCAGCACTGTCCTGCGACTTGGCTGGTGAGGAGCGACTGGGGCTACCACCGTGACTGCCTGCACCTCCAACGCCATGACCGGGCCGATTCTTTCCCCTGGCCGTCTTCTCCCCCTGGCTCTCCTTCTCCTGTAGCTCTGTGTCCTGTTTCTCCCCCAAATCTGTACGCAAGCCTGCGCCTGGGGTCCTCCTTCCTAAGGTGAGCTCCTCACCTGGCAGCTGGGGCAGGGTTCTCCTCTTTTGCTCCGTGTAGCTAGATGAGACAAAGGAGGCTGAATAGCTGGACTCACTTATTTCAGCtgaaaggagagaaaaacatATTACTAAAGTGGGTCCTTGGATAAATGTGTATTACATATCAACGGTGGGTGGTGTTCTGGTAGAATTTATTCACTGGCACTGTGGTTTTCATTTAGTGTTTCTCTtcctactagggctgcacgatatgaggaaaatatgcgataacgttgaatatggcgttaacgatattacttgcgataaataaaaacagatattaaagtggactcagttctgctgctttcagtattctgctataatacaaaaaaattgttgaatttaaaacaaatgaaaggaaaccatttccaacattattttattgaaaaaattgaacattgaattgaatataaaaggcccCACTAAATTAAGAATGAAGAATTAGATTTTGAAGTGcggtttctactgatattttctttcaactaacacaaaaaaatccatCCGTAAGCGTCCATCACGATATGTCGCATCCTTTCGCGATATggttattgcgccagttgatatttcgatgacgataaaaaaaacgagatattgtgcagccctacttcctACCAGGTGAACCATGAGatgtgccattgaccaacaaaaacctggtctaaagtcaatagtgcagcatttcattgttattttaacagcaaattagtaaaatgcgcctaggctagTGCACAGTGCGCGCACATTATGCTCGATAACACACaaacagggaagcgcagcagcacacaaacatttaaaacattacaaataaaaatattacggtgggagatgacactctgattggttcattgcatgttatgcccaaaacacacctatgaattaatgaagacactaagtacaaaacttttgaaccatgcgcccggcgaaTGGACCCTTTTTtttgccgtcaaactagcaaaagtggatttggacacgccctaaacgcacctgcgccatgcgcttcacaccgtgcgcttagatcgttaaaatagggccctaaatcACTTCAGCTTTAAATGATTGACCATCTtacctctgtcctctgtgaccaTGATGTGACTCTCTCCTCCTGATCCCTCAGGGTCTGTCCTAATGTGACTGGCAGCCAGAGTGGCCCACTGCGAAACCCAGCGAGGACCGCCCACCATCAATTCCTCAGATAGTACCTGCACAAAGGCAGCATGAAAGATACAAGAGAAACATGATAGTAAATTACATTGTTTAGACACCTGGCAAATTTTTGGCTTGAATTCAAAAGCTTTCAGTTTTTGCACCTCTGTCTCCATGCGTCCAGGCTTTCCTCTGTCTCCGGTACCAGACCTCTGGGAGGTCAGCCTTTCTTTTTGGTCAGCACCACCcaacctggacacacacacaccctcctgcTCATCCACACCAAacacctgcaacacacacacacacacacacacacacacacacacacacacacacatgcaaaagtgAGCAAGCATACATGTATGAAAATGATTGTTTTATGATTATAGGAAATGGGGTTAATTAACCTTGTCGATCATTTTCCTagcctcttcctcctcatgaTCTCCATTCTCCAGCTCAATAGTATAGGTCCCTCTGTCACTATAATCATCCCCGTGGTGATAGCACTCATCACGCCCACTCTGCTGATGTGGTGCCGAGCCCCGTCGCCTCTCCACGAATCCACCTGCCATTTTGGAAGTCGAAGTCTTGCGACGGCGAGCAGGACTGTCCTCCTCTGCGAAGAGCCCCTCTGGTACGTTAGCACGACCCTCTCTGATCTTCATCCCTGCACCGCCCCACAGCCCCCACGAGCGTTCCTCCATTGCTGCAGCCCTGCGCTGCTCGCCAAGTGCATTCTCTGAGTCACTCTGAGTACCGTCCTCATGTTTACTGCCTGGCACGGCAAGGGTTTAGAAGAAGGtaatgtgtaaaaatgtaaagacaGAGATGAGGAAGGTTAAAGAGAGGCTTTGGCTAAATTAAACTGAAGTAAACAACAAGAAacattaaatacacacacacacacacacacacacacacacacacacacacacacacacacacacatgctgccaAAATGGCTGCACATACACACCTTTAAGACTCTTCAGTTGTACAGGCACATCACTCTTTACACTTTCCCCATCATCCTCTGCGACCGTGTCTTTCAGGGCCAACGGCAGCTCATTCTGGGCCAGCCAGTCGGCAACTTTAACCTCCGCAGCTACCATGGCTGTTTGAAGTGGACTCAGCTCCTCCCCAACAGCTCTTTTAGGATGCGGCCTGGTCTCCGGTCCCACCTTCGCCACTCGATCTTTGACGGTCACTTTACCTGACGCCCCAGGGTCAAACTCAATGGTGAAGGAGGCGTGGCCGTGGATGGGCTCTGCAGCAGAAGAAGCACCAGCCTCTTGTTCTCGTGAAGGGGCTTCACCACTCACTTTGCCTGCTGAGGAAGTATCCTTGGTTGGGATCTCAAAGTAGCTAGGCTCCTGATTGGAAGCTGTTTGCGGGGCAGACTTTGGGACCTCTGTACTTTTTTTGCTGTCTGTCAGAATTAAAGCAAACATATGTATTTAGCCCCAAAAGGTCTACTAAACTGAACATATTTAAATTTGCGTAAATTAGAGATATTAAAAGACATTAAGTCGTTTTTTTGTAGTCTTGCAAATACCTGTTTCAGCTTTTTCTCGCTTCTGATCTGAGCTCTTCTCCTCAGGCCTCCCGGGTTGCTGGTCATCGTCTCCCCACCAGGCCGGCTGGCCATAGAGGGGCGTGATTCTGTGCAACACTGCTCCGTCCCCTGGCAAAAACAACCTGTCAGTTAGTCTTACATGGGAATGGCACGGCTACATTTcccacacccccacccctttAGAATTtataatggttttgaatacataatatactataatgtaatgtaagcacatattttaagtgtttatcaatgtatttatactgtataattttaGGGTCAGGAGTTTGTCAAACATGCcaatcacaatttcccagaacCCAAGATGAGCTCTTAAAATTGCTTTTGTTGTCCGACCAACAGACCAAAACTCAAACATATTCAATTTACGAAGATATAAAACGGACAAAAGAACGAAATCATCAAATTGAGAAGCAAGAACCAGCTAAAGTTTGGCCTTATTGATTGATAAATGACTCAAAAGTGTTGACAAATACATGAATTGACTAATCTTTTGCTAAATACTTGCTAAAATACTTTTGAACATATCTAACCATCAATATGTTATCCTGAGACTAAATTTGTGACAGTGGCATCTAAAGACTGAGATCGGTGTCATTGATTTGCTCATGATTTGTCCTGTGCACTGCATCCTCGGACATTCTCACTTGTTGTCTTTTCCTCCACCCTGCTGGCTTCGGGGGGTTTGGCGGCGGCCCCTTCACatgctggtgctgctgctgctgcctcagAGGGTATCGCTTCAGATTTCGCCGATTCCACCTCTGGAGGTTTCTTCTGGTTCAGCTGCAGCTGGATACTGAACTTCTCATGCTGACGGTCCGGACAAGCAAGATGAGTTTAGAGACATAGAGGCAAAACATCGAAAGTCGCTGCTAAATCTATAGCAGGGCAGTCAGATTTTTGTTTATTGGAAATTTTAGAAAACATTCTTTCTCACACAACTTATAGTGCATAATTCCAgactatactttttttttcatcgcTTATAACTGAGAAGACATTCTGAATATTACTGCAGAACTTTCATCTTCCTCGTTAAGATGAAATTCTATCCTTTCTACAGCTACCTGGGCTGTTTGCTGTGATGAAACAGCAGATTCATCTATCTTGAAAAGTAGTATTTTCCCAGTTCAGCAGAACTCTTCGCTCTCTTTGACTAAAATCCACCTCACTCtgggttatttatttatttattttttacacgcTTTCTGGCTGCACTGAACATTGAGCAGACATATTTACTCTCTCCATTAACACATGGACATGCACAGGGTGCTGTCTAACCTTTAGGGCCTCCTCTGGAATATGCATCTCTCCTCGAACCACAGTGAACAGGTTGGTATGTGAGGCAGGTTAAGGTAGAAGACGATGAACTCTTTGCAGGGGTGAGAAACATGCACTAATAGCCTTATCTATTATGCAGCAGGCAGAGTGCAATGATCATTCACAGCTATTCAAGATCATATAAAGTTACAGTGTTGTGAACACTGACCTTGTGCTACATGTCACTAGGTTCGACGGGAACAAAAGGCCATATTCAAAAGGATATCGTATCCAAACCTCAATTTGTCATCAATTTTCAGTGTGACGTAGATTTGCTCCTGTATTCTGACATCATTGACAAATGTctgcaaacaaaaaacaagagtAAGTTAAGTTAATAAGTTATCAATAATAAGCTctttctctcaaacacacacgcacaaacacacacacacacacacactcactcacacacacacacacacacacacacacacacacacacacacacacacacacgcacacacacacacacacacacacacacacacacacacacacacacacacacactctctctctctctctgtttgcagACCTGACAATTGGGCTGCTATAATGCATAAAGTTAGCGGTCGCCAGATTGCGGGTCGATTTCGGGTGGTTGACCATCACGTTTTTTTGTGGCTTGTGCGGTGTGGGTTGGCTCTCATTTATAGATCTTCCTCAGACATGTTTAAGGACATAATAATACTCTAAATAATCATTTGTAATAAGCATTTGCTTGGAATATGTCATCTAGTTCACTGAAATGTCCATTctcagtgtatgtgtatgtgcttgtgtAAATTGCATATTTAACCAGGATTGGCTTCCAACTATTTGTGATGTCACAGAATCATGCTGAAATTTAAAGTGAGCAGAGAAACTTTCCCCGTTCAGCAGATGAGTGTGAAAGCAGCCTTCTAGGGTCGATATTATAACACAGTCTGTCTTTTACTGTATCTTTTCTGAGCAGTAAGTAAATAAAGCAGTAAAGACACAGAATAGTGATACACAAAACACTCACCCCATTCAAGCTGCCCAGGTCCTTCACTTTATGTTCATCTGTATTTGGCTCATAGTTGATGACAGCATGCTGCTTGTCCACACTGCGGGACTTAAATCACACAATATCCAGTCAATCACTGTAATCCACGCTAATCTCAGCGATTCAGATGATAATCCAGCCCAGATGGAGAAATGACAACTCAGAGCTTGTGTCTGGAGGAGTACTGTACCTGCAGCATGAGCTCGCAGTCGTCCCTCCCCACAAAGATCATCTCCCTGGGGAGACGATGACGCGTCCCCCCGCTGCTAACCAGGAACCAGGAAGTCAGACTCATCTCGGCCTCACTAGCTCACCTTTGACCCTTAATGCATCCTGCTGAAAACAGGAACAGTGTTAGACTGCAGTTATCCATTCATGAGTCTATTCACAAGTAATgctttaaacaataaaaacacaagttCTTACAGTGTACTTACAGTTACTTCATGCAATTACA contains these protein-coding regions:
- the cep170ab gene encoding centrosomal protein of 170 kDa produces the protein MSLTSWFLVSSGGTRHRLPREMIFVGRDDCELMLQSRSVDKQHAVINYEPNTDEHKVKDLGSLNGTFVNDVRIQEQIYVTLKIDDKLRFGYDTNLFTVVRGEMHIPEEALKHEKFSIQLQLNQKKPPEVESAKSEAIPSEAAAAAPACEGAAAKPPEASRVEEKTTRDGAVLHRITPLYGQPAWWGDDDQQPGRPEEKSSDQKREKAETDSKKSTEVPKSAPQTASNQEPSYFEIPTKDTSSAGKVSGEAPSREQEAGASSAAEPIHGHASFTIEFDPGASGKVTVKDRVAKVGPETRPHPKRAVGEELSPLQTAMVAAEVKVADWLAQNELPLALKDTVAEDDGESVKSDVPVQLKSLKGSKHEDGTQSDSENALGEQRRAAAMEERSWGLWGGAGMKIREGRANVPEGLFAEEDSPARRRKTSTSKMAGGFVERRRGSAPHQQSGRDECYHHGDDYSDRGTYTIELENGDHEEEEARKMIDKVFGVDEQEGVCVSRLGGADQKERLTSQRSGTGDRGKPGRMETEVLSEELMVGGPRWVSQWATLAASHIRTDPEGSGGESHIMVTEDRAEISESSYSASFVSSSYTEQKRRTLPQLPGEELTLGRRTPGAGLRTDLGEKQDTELQEKESQGEKTARGKNRPGHGVGGAGSHGGSPSRSSPAKSQDSAGGRSCQSGVLTKLPPRPLTSGEKRLEEARRRKKEEEKARESSGKPLLRQESFTVEKPSSSMPIELRPCIDGLKSSRSQSREAGIDSTTLQKDSEAVAAFLETTVSDQGDPPSQSIEGSMSPESDVDTTSTVSQADGARKVKRRTLAGQQKERTVVCSSGKGPAGGRETQDRRVKTRASGPPQPSRPWTSLDLTDDDVNSNSLLSDTQPTSTSRKESRSSHTRAQTGSTTVGAGTKSSRAKINQAPASSAASKTTNVPKPRPTRASLLRRARLGDSSDTEPADLDRMSVASEASTASSTSRTGMARRGMSRIEALAQPRKPRVGSPSAQSDSEATVTRSRGLGARSTAGDYAIRQGLRGTNMTSVSGPRARANSASKLPDKNKGTSSYGHVTPASGTRWRRVPVEYASTSEDEYGSNRHISKQGHSRPFPSTRVGQLGGSAPATPNPAGLSALRQHSREQDEYMRDWTAHSEEIARISQDLAKDLAMLAREIHDVAGEIDSVSPAATDPGALMEERVFDDSLDPSGPSAEHSSILGTNVRSVELRPQSSSGQSSRSIRRQTWNRDDAVLDSLLLASVTQLSTRIRQSVDKTTCKIRILFKDKERKWEEIENKLQAERDSLLLKCSNKEISTIIQDLRRVERQLLVIDMMVDPDGTLDALSNLGLTSPLTDQRIGPGTQEGVSVLHPGAEASSSTLSRPEGRDTESCGPSGHAEVAERDPGSRQSPRSYN